In Synechococcus sp. CC9616, the following are encoded in one genomic region:
- a CDS encoding glycosyltransferase, whose translation MAIRSRSRTALMDGVLTPNLPSTGPPRLLVLAPTRRAASETFIRANLQRLPFLIDAYFGDEVLWRQPRRFLYGLAVLISKVLSRLGLLRLASLLPSAVAVLLIRHHRPDVVLVEFGFHAVRVMELASWSDRPLVVHFRGADASADRYLKRLGARYRRLLTLTSALIVKSREMQRTLTRLGAGAQPVLISPSGADEHRFSGAAPEKNPPCFLSVGRFVEKKGPLETLEAYRILRQTAPWGRQSSLVMVGDGPLLEIVRSKVLALGLENSVRFPGVLAPDGVVALMRQARAFVQHSRTAADGDQEGCPVAVMEAQLCGLPVVATVHGGIPDVVQTGVSGFLVSEGDVQAMADAMLRLANDGALAQRMGSAGRSHALTSYTVQHHINEVSSLLNSLVPTG comes from the coding sequence GTGGCGATCCGTTCTCGCTCTCGAACAGCTCTGATGGACGGCGTGCTGACGCCAAACCTGCCATCCACCGGTCCTCCGCGACTTCTGGTTCTCGCGCCGACTCGCCGCGCCGCCAGTGAGACTTTCATCCGCGCCAATCTGCAGCGCTTGCCGTTTTTGATCGATGCCTACTTCGGGGACGAAGTCCTCTGGAGGCAACCACGTCGGTTTCTTTATGGGCTGGCTGTCTTGATCAGCAAGGTGCTCAGTCGCCTTGGATTGCTCCGTCTGGCGTCTCTTCTCCCTTCCGCAGTGGCGGTTCTTCTGATTCGCCATCACCGGCCGGACGTCGTGCTTGTGGAATTTGGATTTCATGCAGTGCGGGTCATGGAACTGGCGTCCTGGTCTGACCGTCCGTTGGTCGTTCATTTCCGCGGTGCTGATGCCTCGGCGGATCGCTATCTGAAGCGGCTAGGTGCTCGTTACCGCCGGCTGCTCACCCTGACCTCAGCGTTGATTGTTAAAAGCCGTGAGATGCAACGGACCCTCACACGGCTTGGTGCCGGCGCTCAGCCGGTTTTGATCAGTCCTTCAGGGGCTGATGAACATCGGTTCAGCGGGGCAGCACCGGAAAAGAATCCTCCTTGTTTCCTATCGGTTGGTCGTTTTGTTGAGAAGAAGGGTCCTCTTGAAACGCTCGAGGCCTATCGCATCTTGCGGCAGACAGCTCCATGGGGTCGGCAGTCCTCGTTGGTGATGGTCGGCGATGGTCCCCTGCTCGAGATCGTCCGAAGCAAGGTGTTGGCTTTGGGCCTGGAGAACTCGGTGCGCTTCCCAGGGGTGCTTGCCCCTGACGGCGTGGTGGCTCTGATGCGACAAGCCAGAGCCTTCGTGCAGCATTCCCGTACCGCAGCCGATGGGGACCAGGAGGGATGTCCTGTGGCCGTTATGGAGGCTCAGTTGTGCGGTTTACCCGTGGTGGCGACGGTTCATGGCGGGATCCCTGATGTGGTTCAAACCGGTGTCAGTGGATTCCTGGTGTCGGAGGGGGATGTCCAAGCGATGGCCGATGCGATGCTGCGTTTGGCGAACGATGGGGCA
- a CDS encoding glycosyltransferase gives MDDLWVVLPHLGAGGAQKVGLLAAEHFAEKGLRVRVLSLRPEHPVKHRLPENVTTFSIDLNPDGAVHPWLRDVWDRSLMARGRRFSVAQLIRYRRLLIRLITQILVLILQLLPSGVNRHFQPGCKGFAGWLLAHCMLSAGGLRYARLRSLLVEQRPRRVLALLSKTNILCCSAAWDLPIHLVVSERNDPRLQRMDRLWRWLRRVFYRRADVVTANTEGVLEALQEMGSWRRLELLPNPLPALVSTHSSPASTDRRQQILSVARLVPQKGLDLLLRAFASLPETVRFGWTVVLVGDGPEREQLGSLVESLSIADSVRFEGFQPNPLQYMQSAAIFALPSRFEGMPNALLEAMASGLPAVVTDASPGPLEMVSDGRNGLVVPTEDPAAFAAALNTLMATPAHRLQLGEAARQTLRSMEWPVVEPLWRSVLALEQL, from the coding sequence GTGGATGATCTCTGGGTGGTGCTGCCCCATCTCGGTGCCGGAGGAGCCCAGAAGGTCGGTCTTTTGGCTGCTGAACACTTTGCTGAAAAGGGTCTTCGGGTCAGGGTTCTGTCGCTGCGACCGGAGCATCCCGTGAAGCACCGTTTGCCGGAGAACGTCACAACCTTCAGCATCGATCTCAATCCCGATGGAGCCGTTCATCCCTGGCTCAGGGATGTTTGGGATCGGTCGCTGATGGCGCGTGGACGTCGCTTCAGCGTCGCCCAACTGATCCGTTACCGGCGCTTGTTGATCCGTTTGATCACGCAGATCTTGGTTTTGATCCTGCAGCTGCTCCCATCCGGGGTGAACCGTCACTTTCAGCCTGGTTGCAAGGGATTTGCAGGCTGGTTGTTAGCCCACTGCATGCTCAGCGCCGGTGGTCTGCGTTATGCGCGACTGCGTTCATTGCTGGTTGAGCAGCGTCCGCGACGGGTGTTGGCACTGCTCAGCAAAACCAACATCCTTTGCTGCTCAGCAGCTTGGGATCTGCCGATTCATCTTGTGGTGTCGGAACGGAATGACCCGCGCTTGCAGAGGATGGATCGTCTCTGGCGCTGGCTGCGTCGTGTGTTTTACCGCCGGGCTGATGTGGTGACAGCCAACACCGAGGGAGTGCTGGAGGCTCTTCAAGAGATGGGATCGTGGCGACGGTTGGAGCTGTTGCCCAATCCACTGCCTGCTCTAGTCAGCACACACAGCTCGCCCGCTTCCACGGACCGTCGCCAACAAATCCTGTCAGTCGCCCGACTCGTGCCCCAGAAAGGTCTCGATCTGCTGCTGCGGGCCTTCGCCTCATTACCTGAAACCGTTCGCTTCGGTTGGACCGTTGTTTTGGTTGGGGATGGCCCGGAACGAGAGCAACTAGGGAGCTTGGTTGAGAGTCTGTCGATTGCGGATTCGGTTCGGTTCGAGGGATTCCAGCCAAACCCGTTGCAATACATGCAATCTGCCGCCATTTTTGCGCTCCCATCCAGATTTGAAGGCATGCCGAATGCCTTGCTGGAAGCGATGGCGTCCGGGTTGCCGGCGGTGGTGACCGATGCCTCGCCCGGACCTCTTGAAATGGTGTCGGATGGTCGCAATGGTCTGGTCGTGCCGACGGAGGATCCCGCCGCGTTTGCTGCTGCTCTCAACACATTGATGGCGACTCCGGCGCATCGGCTTCAGCTGGGTGAAGCGGCGCGGCAGACGCTGCGTTCGATGGAATGGCCTGTGGTGGAGCCGCTGTGGCGATCCGTTCTCGCTCTCGAACAGCTCTGA